The Chryseobacterium sp. G0186 genome includes the window GAACCCAGACCAACAGCTAAGGTCCCCAAATATATGTTAAGTTGAAGCAACGCGGTTGGACTGCATTGACAGCTAGGATGTTGGCTTGGAAGCAGCCATTCATTTAAAGAGTGCGTAACAGCTCACTAGTCGAGCGGTCCGGCATGGATAATAATCGGGCATAAACATATTACCGAAGCTATGGATTTGTACTTTATGTACATCTGGTAGGAGAGCATTCTATTTGCGCCGAAGCAGTACTGTGAGGTATTGTGGAGCGGATAGAAAAGAAAATGTAGGCATAAGTAACGATAAAGCGGGCGAGAAACCCGCTCACCGAAAGACTAAGGTTTCCTCAGCCATGCTAATCAGCTGAGGGTTAGTCGGGACCTAACGCGAACCCGAAAGGGGTAGTGGATGGACAATGGGTTAATATTCCCATACTTGCTCACACTAAAAAGGGGACGGAGTGCCGTACCTACTGGAGACTGACGGAATAGTCAAGGCCTAGCCTTCGGGCGAAGCTGCTGTAGGGAAAGTGCTTCCAAGAAAAGCCGAAGTGAAGCAACCCGTACCAAAACCGACACAGGTAGTCGAGGAGAGAATCCTAAGGTGCTAGAGTGAATCATGGTTAAGGAACTAGGCAAAATAGTCTCGTAACTTCGGGAGAAGAGACGCCATCAGCAATGGTGGCCGCAGTAAAGAGGCCCAGGCGACTGTTTATCAAAAACACAGGACTCTGCAAAATCGAAAGATGCAGTATAGGGTCTGACACCTGCCCGGTGCTGGAAGGTTAAGGAAGGTGCTTAGGGTTAAACCGAAGGCATTGACTGAAGCCCCAGTAAACGGCGGCCGTAACTATAACGGTCCTAAGGTAGCGAAATTCCTTGTCGGGTAAGTTCCGACCTGCACGAATGGTGTAACGATCTGGGCACTGTCTCAACCATGAGCTCTGTGAAATTGTAGTCTCGGTGAAGATGCCGAGTACCCGCAATGGGACGAAAAGACCCTGTGAACCTTTACTATAACTTCGTATTGACTTTGAGTAAGTAATGTGTAGGATAGGTGGGAGGCTATGAAGCTGGCACGCTAGTGTTGGTGGAGCCGACGTTGAAATACCACCCTTTACTTACTTGGAGCCTAACTTCCCATGGAAGGACATTGCGTGGTGGGTAGTTTGACTGGGGTGGTCGCCTCCAAAAGAGTAACGGAGGCTTTCAAAGGTACCCTCAGCACGCTTGGTAACCGTGCGTAGAGTGTAATGGCATAAGGGTGCTTGACTGTGAGACCAACAAGTCGATCAGGTGCGAAAGCAGGACATAGTGATCCGGTGGTTCCGTATGGAAGGGCCATCGCTCATAGGATAAAAGGTACTCCGGGGATAACAGGCTAGTCTCCCCCAAGAGCTCACATCGACGGGGAGGTTCGGCACCTCGATGTCGGCTCGTCACATCCTGGGGCTGGAGAAGGTCCCAAGGGTTGGGCTGTTCGCCCATTAAAGTGGCACGCGAGCTGGGTTCAGAACGTCGTGAGACAGTTCGGTCTCTATCTATTGCGGGCGTTAGATGTTTGAGAGGGCTTGATTCTAGTACGAGAGGACCGAATTGAACAAACCTCTGGTGTATCAGTTGTACCGCCAGGTGCACTGCTGAGTAGCTACGTTTGGAAGAGATAAGCACTGAAAGCATATAAGTGCGAAACTCGCCTCAAGATGAGACATCTTTTAAGGGTCGTGGGAGATGACCACGTTGATAGGCTATAGGTGTAAAGACAGTAATGTCATAGCCGAGTAGTACTAATTACCCGTAGATTTATAGCCTGATATGGCGCACCGAAGGTGCAGCAAGGTTAGCTCTTTGTGAAGGTTTTTATCGAATATAAAACTTGTACAATGTAGGATGTACAAAGTATAGTGTAAATACATTATACATGATACAACCGACATTATACGATATATACCTTATTTAGGGTGGTTTTAGCGGTGGGGCTCACCTGTTCCCATTCCGAACACAGAAGTTAAGCCCACCAGCGCCGATGGTACTGCTAACGCGGGAGAGTAGGCCGCCGCCAGTTTTTATTTTATTTTAAAAGTCCTTTATCGAAAGATAAGGGACTTTTTTGTTATATACATATCACATCATATATCCAATACAAAATACAACACAAGCCAAAACAATCCAACCCAACCCACCACACATCAAAATCCAAGGTATTACCTCTACCATCCCGGTATTGTCATCCTGTAAGGATCTAAATACGGGAAAGGCTATAGCTGAATTTTGCTGCACCTCTTAATAACTACTTTTTTTAAGAACAATACAATTGTTATATGATCAGTATTTGCAATGATTCATTAGTTTTTTTGTTCAAATCGTAATGATTTCTTATTTTTTTAATTTGTAAAATGTGTAACTTAGTCATATCAAATTAAAATATTCATACCATGAAAAAACATTTATTCCCTCTATTCTTATTGCTAATAGGTGTAAATGCCCAAGCGCAAAAGGATTTCTTTGCTATTACAGGAAAAGATACTCAGAGCATTAACTTCAGCGATTTTCGGGCTATGGATGCCATAAATGGTGTTTCCGGAGAGAAAATTTTTGCAACTGAATCTTCTTCAAAAGTATTTTCGCAGACGAGAAAAGGTTTGGTAACCGAAGATAAAAACTCATTTAATAATTCACAGGCAGTGACCATGGCTGCACTGGCATATGATTCTTCTGGTAATAATCTGGTCTATATGCCTATGTTTTCTTCCAATATTTATGTTTTAAATCCTGAGACTAAAGAAATTACCTTGGTAGAAAATAATGTGGCAAGAGTTTCGTCATGTGATATCAACTCTCATATTACAAGAATGGCAACAGGTTATGATGGAAATATTTATGCTGTCAATAATGCTGGGACACAGTTTTTACAAATTAGTAAGAAGAATGGTCAATATATAGTTAATGATCTTGGAATTATTAAGGATGATGTTTCTAATGGAAAAAATTCCTTTACTGCAATTGAAACTGGTTTTGGTGGAGATATGATAGCCGATGCAGATAATAATTTTTATGTTTTTGCTGCTTCAGGAAATGTCTTTAAGGTTTCTATTAAAGATTTAAAAGCTAGGTTTGTGGGTAAAATTGTGGGAATTCCGGATAATTATTCTGTTAATGGTTCTGCAGTCAATGCCCAAGGAAAAGTGGTTATTGCCAGTGCAAAAGGAGCGCCTTTATATGAGGTAGATTTAACAACTTTGCAGGCAAATAAACTTCCTGGTGAACAAAATCTTCATATCTATGATCTGGCGAGTAAGTATTTTGCTAATGATAAGCGTGCTTCTTCAAATATCTTGACTAACATCGATATTTATCCTACCAGGGTTGATGAGCATTATATCAATGTACACATTAATAATAAGAATGTAAAAGGTAACCTTAAGCTTAATGTTTTTGATCTATCCGGTAAGAATGTGATCAATCAAAATCTGTCTGTTAAGGATGGCTCTCTTGATCAGAAAGTTGATCTTAAAAGCTTAATTAACGGGGCTTATATTGTAAGTATTGCTGATGAATCAGGAAAAATAGTAACAACTAAAAAAATCATGGTGACAGAGTAATTGGCTAGGAAAAAAATATCGAAAAAATTTGAGTTATCCTAAAACCTTTTCAATGGTATTGAGAAGGTTTTTTAATGATTATTTGATATTCAAGAAGTTTTATTTTTCGATATTATAATGTACTTTTATAAAAAAATATAGATGAAGCTATACTTTAATGTAGGATATATTGTAAAAGCCGGAGAAAATCTACAGCTGGTTATACGTGAGGAAGAGGCTGCTGCTCATATCCATACTATGTTTTGTGCAGAGAATGATTTATGGAGATGTGAGGTGGATTATTTTTCAAAATCCATTTCCTATCAATATAGAGTTGTCAATGAAAAAGGGAATGTTTTAAGAGAAGAATTTGTTCCGCATCATCTTAATTTTCCCCATAATTATAAGGAGTTTATCATCTTTGATGAATGGAATAATAAAAATTTTCCGGAGAATTATTTAAACAACAAAATTCTTTACAATAAGCTACATGATTTTACCTTTGAGAAATCAACCGTTTTAAAAAAGCATACTCATTTATTTAAAATAGAAGCTCCCATTTATAATCCCAATTGGAGGATTGTTCTATTTGGGAATACTGAATCTTTAGGAAACTGGGATTATAGAAAGGTAATTCCTTTATCTCAGACAGACTTTGGCATTTGGGAAGCTTCAGTTGAAATTCCGGAGAATGAATTGATCCTGTTTAAATACTGCATCTATGACACAAACGAAAACAGAGTTATTGATGTAGAAACCGGAGATAACAGATATACTGTTGCCAATCCACAGGCAGATGTTTTACAGATTGTTTCCAATCACTATTTTAGATTTAAAGGCTATCAGATGTATCATGATGCCGGAGTAGCTGTTCCCGTATTTTCCTTGAGAACTGAGGATGGTTTCGGTGTAGGAGAATTTACAGATATTAAAAAACTGGCAGATTGGACAAAGGAAACAAACTTGGGAATTATCCAGATTCTTCCCATTAATGATACAACAGCCAACTATTCCTGGACAGATTCATATCCTTATGCTGCAGTATCCGTATATGCTCTGCATCCACAATATATTTCATTGGAAAAACTTGATTTTTCTTTACCGAAAGGATTAATTAAAGAATATCAGTCTGAAAAAGAGAGTTTAAACGCTCTTGACCTGATTGATTATGAAAAAATGATTGCAGGTAAATGGAAATATTTGAATGCCGTTTTCTATCAAGAAAAAGATAAAATTTATAAAGACAGAAACTTTAAAAAATTTATAAAGGATAATGAACATTGGCTAGTTCCTTATGTTGCATTCTGCGTATTAAGAGACAAATATAAGACCCCGAATTTCAATGAGTGGAAAACTCATAAAAAATATATTGCAGGAAAAATAGCCCAATTTTTTACCACAAAAAGTAAAGATTATGATACTTCAATGCTTCATGCCTGGGTACAATACCAGCTTCATGTACAGTTGAAAGATGCTGTAGATTACACCCACAGTTTGGGAGTTTCCTTAAAAGGGGATTTGCCGATTGGAATTTATAGATATTCTGTGGAAGCCTGGACAGAGCCTGAATTATTTGGAATGGATTTTCAGGCAGGAGCACCACCAGACCAATTTACTGAACTTGGGCAGAACTGGGAATTCCCGACGTATAATTGGGAAGCCATGAAAGAAGACCATTATAGATGGTGGAAAAATAGATTTAAGGCATTGGAACAGTATTTCGATGCTATGAGAATAGATCATATTCTAGGTTTCTTTAGAATTTGGAGAATGCCGATTTCTGCTGTACAGGGAATTTTAGGGTACTTTTATCCTGCAGTTCCTATCGTTTTAGATGAATTTAAAGCATGGCAGATTTCGTTTAAATTTGACCGATATTGCAAACCATTTATCAACAATCAGATCTTATGGGATTATTTTGAAGAAAATAGTGTGAAAGCCCTTGAATTCATGGATCATAATGAGGATGGAACCTATTCATTTAAAAAAGAATTTGATACCCAAAGAAAGTTGGTAGATTTCTTTAAGAAAAAACCACTTGGTCCTATTGAAGATCAGATGATCTCTCTT containing:
- a CDS encoding T9SS type A sorting domain-containing protein, which translates into the protein MKKHLFPLFLLLIGVNAQAQKDFFAITGKDTQSINFSDFRAMDAINGVSGEKIFATESSSKVFSQTRKGLVTEDKNSFNNSQAVTMAALAYDSSGNNLVYMPMFSSNIYVLNPETKEITLVENNVARVSSCDINSHITRMATGYDGNIYAVNNAGTQFLQISKKNGQYIVNDLGIIKDDVSNGKNSFTAIETGFGGDMIADADNNFYVFAASGNVFKVSIKDLKARFVGKIVGIPDNYSVNGSAVNAQGKVVIASAKGAPLYEVDLTTLQANKLPGEQNLHIYDLASKYFANDKRASSNILTNIDIYPTRVDEHYINVHINNKNVKGNLKLNVFDLSGKNVINQNLSVKDGSLDQKVDLKSLINGAYIVSIADESGKIVTTKKIMVTE
- a CDS encoding 4-alpha-glucanotransferase; its protein translation is MKLYFNVGYIVKAGENLQLVIREEEAAAHIHTMFCAENDLWRCEVDYFSKSISYQYRVVNEKGNVLREEFVPHHLNFPHNYKEFIIFDEWNNKNFPENYLNNKILYNKLHDFTFEKSTVLKKHTHLFKIEAPIYNPNWRIVLFGNTESLGNWDYRKVIPLSQTDFGIWEASVEIPENELILFKYCIYDTNENRVIDVETGDNRYTVANPQADVLQIVSNHYFRFKGYQMYHDAGVAVPVFSLRTEDGFGVGEFTDIKKLADWTKETNLGIIQILPINDTTANYSWTDSYPYAAVSVYALHPQYISLEKLDFSLPKGLIKEYQSEKESLNALDLIDYEKMIAGKWKYLNAVFYQEKDKIYKDRNFKKFIKDNEHWLVPYVAFCVLRDKYKTPNFNEWKTHKKYIAGKIAQFFTTKSKDYDTSMLHAWVQYQLHVQLKDAVDYTHSLGVSLKGDLPIGIYRYSVEAWTEPELFGMDFQAGAPPDQFTELGQNWEFPTYNWEAMKEDHYRWWKNRFKALEQYFDAMRIDHILGFFRIWRMPISAVQGILGYFYPAVPIVLDEFKAWQISFKFDRYCKPFINNQILWDYFEENSVKALEFMDHNEDGTYSFKKEFDTQRKLVDFFKKKPLGPIEDQMISLCANVLFLTEERNGETVYHPRFNVYNTESYKYLPEAEQKAIYDLYHDYFFRRQDHLWLEKAMEKLPVILNATKMLICGEDLGMVPACVPVVMDELAIIALKVQRMPSENIPFYDPRNANYMNVVTASSHDSSTLRQWWKEDPALTQRYFNQQLIQYGKAPSELTPDLAEIIMKQHLYNESMLAIFPIQEFLATDAALSNKKIDNERINNPAVFPHYWRYRMHIKLEDLKKQERFNEKIACWIKDSGRV